The segment tgttttataaactcAAGTTTTacacataattttttaaaaaataaaataagatttatgatattttaaaactagatataattatcttaaaataaaataagaccTTAGAGTGaccttaattatttttaaagaaaatctaGTAAATAGttttaatgaataaattatgAAATGTAAAGGAATTAGTTTAACAATGATTTGTctctatattaaaaataaacattgtGAGCTGGAGAAAATGAATATTCTTGGGCTGAATCGTTTGGTCAACAACTTGTTGTGTAGCCCATCAACTTATGGCTTTCTTCATTATGctatctcctcctcctccaactGTACCTATCCAACAGTCAAAAGTAGATATTTTTAAGAGCGATTTGCACCGTAAATATAGAAAGAGTGAGAATTTGCGGAAATGGAAAAATGTACAGCCCAGAAGTAAGGCCCAGCTTCGATAGGTGAGAAAAGACATTGATAACCCTATAGCTATTCTTTTTACACCGAGAAGCAGAAAGGGTTTTGCAGTTATGGCATGCAAGTAATGATTaggaaacatatatatacagcGGACCGTTTATAATTGTTTGGGTCTATAttcaaaaaatactattttatacaaattattattttgttttctctctctcttctcgcttacttttttctctttttctccaTTTTACACATGAGCTTTCTAATCTCCTTCTTTcaaaaagtattattttattcaaaatttcttGTTCTCTCTCTCACCACAAAACCTCCGATATCGCTTTTTTCTCAAACCTTAAGGTTTCGAATGACATCAAAAGATTATGATCACACTAACTAATAGTCTCGCATCACATTACTGTTCTGTATTTTCAAAGCAGATTTTCTTTATCCAGTTCGTCTTGGTATCCTTATGGAGATCTGTTAGATACGAAaagataatataataattaaccATCTAACATGAGTTACTAATGTTTACGTATTTGTTAGTTTAGCCGGTTAACATTTGTTTGTTTAGCCGgccaacaaatatatttttacatattcaaatcaaatcTTTTCATGCAATATATTTGTTAGTTTAGCTGgctaacaatatatataaacagtGATTTGCTAACAATAGCTATGTTTACCGGCTATTTGaacactaaaaaaatattttattttataaaaatatataatttaaaatagtcCACGTACGGTCTATATAAAAACATGTATGGTTAAATTTTGTGAGAACATCAATCATAAGTTAGCAAGGTTATCCTCCGACATAACCGTACACTCAATGTTTAGCTGGTTTTAAAATTTGTGTTATACGGTTATTTGAACAATTGACTGTCTTTAATTTGAAATGGCAAAACTCATGTTTCAAGAGACGCATGTTTTACTTCACATATATCACAGATACAAACATCTTtggcaacaaaaaaaatgataagaaGAAGATGCTCCTCTGCTCTGAAGTTACAAAGCAAATGAAACCATCAGAAATAGACCATCACATGctcaatatttttacatattcaaatcaaatcTTTTCAGGCAATATATTTGTTACTTTAGCTGGCTAACAATGTATATAAACAGTGATTTGCTAACAATAGCTTTGTTTACCGGCTATTTGAACACtagaagaatatatttttttataaaaatatataatttaaaatagtcCACGTACGATCTATATAAAAACGTGAATGGTTAAATTTTTTGAGAACATCAATCATAAGTTAGCAAAGTTATCCTCCGACATAACCGTACACTCAATGTTTAGCTGGTTTTAAGATTTGTGTTATACGGCTATTTGAACAATTGACTGTCTTTATTTTGAAATGGCAAAACTCATGTTTCTAGAGATGCATATTTTACTTCACATATATCACAGGATACAAACATCTTTGGCAACAAAAAACATGATAAGAAGAAGATCCTCCTCTGCTCCGAAGTTGCAAAgcaatgaaacaaaatatttatctgAAACAAAATCCACAGAAGAACTAAGCAAAAGGTGTAGATTCCTACGAGACTGAAGACGAACATAAAGCAAAGCAGATGAATAAACTCAGAAACCTTATCAGTAaagtgaaaaacaaaaaaaaacaaaacgagAGCAAGGATCTacctttaaaattaaaaggGCTAAAGTAACAGTTTTTTTTCTGAGATTCGATTCATTCTTCATGGCTTCAGGAAAATGCTAAGAAAACGGAGAACAAAAGAGAAGCTTTTTTTTCTGGGAAAATGCAAATCACTTTCCTGACACagataagaaaataatttggGGGGAGAAGGGAGATGAAGAGAGTCAGTTTCTAGAGAATGCATGTATCGATTATCGTGCTTCTCCTGACACAACACAGTTTCTCATGcgttgtaaatatatatagaccagatagttttgaaaatataaatagggACAGTATGGACAATACGAAAATACACGACATCAAAAAAGTATACTTTCCATCGCTGCAAATTAAGGGGTTATGTTTGTATATGCAATgcaatttctctatttttaattgTCAGTTTGATATATTTTCTGACACACGAAGATCTTGTATGTAAGGTGCCTTTTGTTATTTATGAACTCATAAGCATCAGGATCCAGCTAAATTATTACAGACACACGTGCTACATCAAGTCACCACGTGAAAAAGCAGAGCCTAGCTAGCTGAGGATGGTTGATCCATGTGATACCACATCATGGGCACATGAGTCCACGGCTGACATATCAAAACAACGTGACCAACTTGTGTATGCATGTGTGTTTAGGTCTCATCATGATTTATTTTGTGCAAATATAGTAAAACATGGATAGACAATTTACAAATGCTAGTTGGATAATAATTGAACCATTATATATGTACTATGACacattttaaaatactttttctaACGAGACATTGTTGCGGGTTTTAATGAGCCAAATAGTATATATACTTATCCAAATGTATCTAGCTTTAATATAAGGTTTAGGATAAAATGACAATAGATACCTGATATGGGTTTCGTATAAGAGGGTTGAGGAAAACCTATGGCGTGAGATTGATGATAAGGATAGACAGTGTAGAGAGGCATCATCGGGTTTGCCCCAACCATTACTCTTCCTCCACCATACATGTGATGGTGGTGGTAATATTGTGGTTGTGGCAGTGGTAGCGATTGTGGTTGCGGTTGTGCATAGTATCCGTTCATATAGGTGCCTCCAACGTATCCAACTTTCTGTTCATTACATAACATcacaaacaaaattatttcataagtGCGGATAGATCAAAACTCAAACATATCGATTTTAGTATTCATCAGACTTACTTGATTGAAGGTCATGTTCGGGGCGACATAGGAGGAAGGGTACCTTTAATTTAATATCAAAACTGAGCTAATCAAATACAAGTACATTTGGAAGAAGATTAGACGGTggaacttaaaatattttacccATAGAAAGGAACGGTCTGATGATGGTGTTGTTGATGTTGCTGGTGTGCGAATCCCGCAGGGTAGTACCATTGAGCTTGATTGTTCCCTACATGTCCTGACATGGGCCTACCCACGTGCTTAGATCCTTCACATCTCAAAACATCATAAATTGATAATAATGTTAAgatcaattttttataaaagttaGATGATTTCTATAAAGTTCAAATGGCATCAGTTAACAGTGTTTCGCTTCTATTCAAATCAAGACTCAAATCCTTGGAATGTTTAGTAGTTTACAACCTTGCTGAGTTTGAATGAACATGCCTGCCTAgatcaaacttttttattttgtttttataccattgtgatatataactaaatagTTAACAAGCATATGTTCCACCAAACCAGATACATAATGATTTGATTTGCTTTTTTATTCCCATATTGCAAAAGACACTCGTAGCATTTGATCTTATACACATGCACCATACTATATGCCCATAACGATTACCCGAATATATGAATTTCCCTATACAAACAATGTATTATACTGTATAAGTTATATACTTTCACTACAATCTTTGATCAGTCTATAGATGACTTAAATGGCAACTCTGCAACATGTTATGACGACTGGTTCATGTGATCCTCAGGTTATAAGTAAACAAAGAAAgatttatataataaacttaGATGAACCTTGTTGAGGGGAGGCCACGGTGGGAGATCTACGAAGGCGGCCACCGAGGGAAGCAAGATTGCAGTTGGCACGGCGGCCATTGATGATCGGAGTCGAGTCTTCACAAGCCCTCTTCGCGGCTTCCGCATCTTTGAAAGTCACCTACACCaaatagaatattttttaaaaataatgagaaagaaacaaaaaaatgttctGTTTTTCTTTCAAAGCTATGACTTGTTAAGATGTGATCATAAACATGTTTGTATGATTTTTCTTCAAACTGTATGTTTTTCTTCAACAACTGTATGACTTGAAAAAGTCAAAGCTCTGTATTTTTTTCATGCATTATAACTAAAAgcctttgttcaaaaaaaaacaaagaaacaaaaaaataaagcgGTAGAATTAGAAACCaagaagacaagaaaaagagtGAAAGGAGGAACATACAAAGCCGTAGCCTTTGGAACGGCGAGTGAGTTTGTCGGAGATGATGACTGCCTCCAAGATATCACCGTACTTGATGAAATGATCATGCATTGCTTCTTTGTTAGTGTCCCAAGCCAATCCTCCTACAAACACTTTGGTCAGCTTTGTGTCTCCAAAACATCCGTTCACGTTGTTGGTCGTTGTCATTGGATCGTGTGTAAgttctgagagagagagagagaggccagagaaagagagagaaagcgaGAGAGATGGAGGAGAGTGAATGAATTATATAAGAAGGggaataataaagaataaagaaATAGTGTAAAATAAAGAGTGACAGATTGGTGGACAGGTAAGTCTTAACGTGATAACTACACCCTTCTTATGTCTCTATTCACTGTTtacttattataataattaGCATCACCAAATATGGGTGCACTGCCATGAGTTTGGACATTGTGTTGATTAACAGGTCCAGTCATGGGATAACTAATGACTGAGATGCTGCGTGGGTAGGCCATGCATGTTTCTTGTTAGTCCATTACACCATAGGCTCATTTAGCCCTTACTCTCTTTTGCTACACAACCAAAGACAAGGTAAATAACAAAATGTTGACATCAATACGATGTTTATGTACCAGTAGTGAAAGTGGGAAGCTTCTCCAATGGTGTACTCACACCATTGGAATCCTTAGGAatattatagtatttttttttaaatagttaaagaCTCTAATCAAATTAGTATGTCCAATGTTGTTATCCAATTAGGAatccttaaaaataaaataaaaaataaatttgaaaatatgtgagatattaagaaaaaaaaattaacgccGGCGCCTGCAAAGGATCCTCCGATCATAAATGGCGCGTTTCTCGGGATCAGAAAGAGTGCAATACGCCACGTGAATCTTCATGAAAGCGTGAGCTGACGAGCAATTTCGACGGTTTCCAGCCACGTCGGGGTGGCAGATCCTGGCTAGCCGCCGGTAAGCCAATTTGATCACCTGGCTGGTCGAGCCGACGGGGATTTCGAGGATCTCGTAGAGCGACGGAGTCGCCGAAAGTCTCTGCGGAATCTGGCGCAATTTTGATGGTTCTTCGGCGCAGGTGTAAAAGGAGGCGGTGGTTGCGGAAAGAGAGATCTGGGATGTACGGGGCGGTGGTGGCACAGCGGAGAAGAGGAGGAGAGTAATGGAGGAGAAAAGAAATCCTTCACTTATGGATAAAATTGATGTGCCAGGTCAATAAGGATCAACACATTTTAATCCTCAGCAAAGGACTGATCCTTACATTATTTgggttaaatattattattactaggTAAGGAACCCGTGCGATGTCGCACGcgaactcattttataaaattatatatatatatatatatcatactttataactaatatttttaactgtttatttttgttttcaactaACAATATAGATTGCACCTGTctatgtttatttatatatatgcactaaaattatatttgttttacaaatttagaaactataaatatgtacatagcaattaatatatatatatatatatatatcttattattatttttgtaatttatttgaaatttgaaatgcaatttaatatatttaaaactaattaaaaagcAAACGCatttaaacataataatttacTAAACTGATAAGATAATTTATAAGGATGAGTAGGATactcataatttatttgaaaccATGTAAGAATATATGTATAGTCAAAACAAGATTGCATAGCAACTGTAAGAATCATGTCCAACATGTTGTTCTTGGTAAATTACACAtgcattcttcttcttttttattatttgtatttttgtgaATTATACTTTACTAAAGAATTAACTGCTTTCGAAGAATCATATATTGGTATAGCATTCCCCAAAAACTGTAATGATTCATCACCAAATACTACCACCACTAACAATTACAATGGTTCATCACTAGATATTGCAATGGTTTCATTTAATTAGTTTCAACTGTTTATCCAGAAAATTGAAATAGTTAACTTAAATGATTACAAAGATTTACTTAAATTTTCAACAATTattctctatttaagtgtaatTAGagatttactaaattaataatacatatatcaaaTTCATGTATAAATGGAAAAGTGcacatataaaaaaatgttcttgttttacattttttgataCTTATctactaataaaaaatattgcaaAATAGATTCGAATATTTTTGAAACcaaatcataattaaaaatcaacaaaaagaaataatccattaaaatttaaattttaaaaccttatattttttaatattataaataattagttaCTCAACAAAACGAATTACCTcagaattttttatttgataaaaagatttttgaaaacatataaaaaatagatatgaactaaaagaaaaattcatttttagtgAAAAAACATACTATgaaataaacatattttataatttttactaATACATTGCATTTTAATAGAATGAAAAAATCCATAAATTACTATTGAAATAATAAATtccttaaatattttaatactaaTTCTTTTACTAATATCAATTTAGATAATTATATTCTTTACATATTTTGAATTACCCAAAAATTATGGATTTTCTccttattaatattatataactaCATGGATTCGTAAAACTATATGGAACAATTaaccatataattaattattaattaatcatCTGAATTCTTTCCTACCCCATAATTGtttatcaaataattaagaAACTAATTACCAGTCTTTTATTTGTCACCTTTGAACAATTTAAATGGTGTCTtttcataaaagaaaatatatctaGTAGCTTTTCACATTATTAATTGTGACTTTTCACCAACAAAATTATAACCgtcaaaaaaagttttagagTAATTAAACCGATGCAAAACATTTTTCATTCCTCAGAATCTTAATATGCATGCATGTACTCCttgtaaaacaatttttatgAATTCTATTTGTAAAGCAAAACAATCACTCAGGCATGACTACTATTAATAAAATTcgagaacaaaagaaaaacaaatttcaagCACTTATTCAACCATTGCACATGTTCGTCTGTGTGTCAAAATTTACAAAACCttaaactaacaaaaaaaacaatatttccAGATCTACAACAAAATGCCAGAATGCAACATTTCCAGATGTCATGCTTATATAGATGGTTTATGAATGTAATGTCCAACGTTTAAGGAACATGATTCTTTACTTTCTAATCCAACATCAGAATTCCTAAATGCATGCAAATCATCAATTTGCAAACGTTTGATTATGTCGACCCTAAACATGTATCATGAACAGTCATTAAAATGGATGTAACAATTTTCTCATATAATCTGAGTGTATGAAATTATAGGACATGAATCATGTTTTGATGGAACATACATAATCATAAATACAGTTttataagaaagaaagagaaagaaaaaaagaaaaaataataattttattgtcTTGTTTAGAATTATTTTTGCTATCGAGACACGAATGATTGATCCTACAtattatcatttgttttttccTAAAAATTTGTAAAACTGTAAGGACAAATTTTTACTTTGAGAAAAGTATGGACATAGACCATTTATAGATTTTCAAATatctatttgaatagtcacatcTTTTCAATTTAAAGGTAGTTATTTTGAAGTGGTACTtatatgaatagtcacaacttctCAATTTAAGTAGTCACATCttttcaatttaaaagttatttatttttgtaataatactCATATGAATAGTCGtaatttttcaatttaaaagTAGTTATTTTAACATAATACTATTACAACACATTTTGAATAAACACATCATTTTAAAacagtttaattataaaaagacatcttaaaaaaatttaaaaataaattttatataggtAGATCATTTCAAAAAACAACTTCATTATAGAAAGACACCTTAGCTATTCTAAAAATCTATTGTACTTTTACAATGGAAAAACATGACTCTTTATTCTAACTAATACACGATTTTTTAATCAAACAAATAATTGTACAAAGACATTTTTTGGgatttttaatatcattttaGATGAAAAGACACATGAAAAATACTCCATTTTTTAGAGTTGCATGTTGGAAACACAACCTTTCAATTTTATAGAgattcacaacctttggaattaattagaaaagatagttattttgaaaatatacttatgtgaatagtcacaacttttcaaGTTTAAAAGGATACTTATATTAATGGTCACAACTTTTCAATAGTCATGACTTTTCAACATAAATAAGATTCataacctttagaattaattgggattgctattattagtagatatgCCTAATAGTTAAGGATTTGGACTTAAGGATTCATTAAAATTCAGCGTTGCGGATGGTCTTATACATATTGAGAGGACTCTCTGGTTTTGtttgtaaataaacaaacaatgtAAGCAAAAACTGCAAAAAATTGGACGAATACAT is part of the Brassica rapa cultivar Chiifu-401-42 chromosome A09, CAAS_Brap_v3.01, whole genome shotgun sequence genome and harbors:
- the LOC103841379 gene encoding probable RNA-binding protein ARP1 isoform X3; the protein is MTTTNNVNGCFGDTKLTKVFVGGLAWDTNKEAMHDHFIKYGDILEAVIISDKLTRRSKGYGFVTFKDAEAAKRACEDSTPIINGRRANCNLASLGGRLRRSPTVASPQQGSKHVGRPMSGHVGNNQAQWYYPAGFAHQQHQQHHHQTVPFYGYPSSYVAPNMTFNQKVGYVGGTYMNGYYAQPQPQSLPLPQPQYYHHHHMYGGGRVMVGANPMMPLYTVYPYHQSHAIGFPQPSYTKPISGTVGGGGDSIMKKAIS
- the LOC103841379 gene encoding probable RNA-binding protein ARP1 isoform X1 — translated: MTTTNNVNGCFGDTKLTKVFVGGLAWDTNKEAMHDHFIKYGDILEAVIISDKLTRRSKGYGFVTFKDAEAAKRACEDSTPIINGRRANCNLASLGGRLRRSPTVASPQQGSKHVGRPMSGHVGNNQAQWYYPAGFAHQQHQQHHHQTVPFYGYPSSYVAPNMTFNQKVGYVGGTYMNGYYAQPQPQSLPLPQPQYYHHHHMYGGGRVMVGANPMMPLYTVYPYHQSHAIGFPQPSYTKPISDKYFVSLLCNFGAEEDLLLIMFFVAKDVCIL
- the LOC103841379 gene encoding probable RNA-binding protein ARP1 isoform X2, encoding MTTTNNVNGCFGDTKLTKVFVGGLAWDTNKEAMHDHFIKYGDILEAVIISDKLTRRSKGYGFVTFKDAEAAKRACEDSTPIINGRRANCNLASLGGRLRRSPTVASPQQGSKHVGRPMSGHVGNNQAQWYYPAGFAHQQHQQHHHQTVPFYGYPSSYVAPNMTFNQKVGYVGGTYMNGYYAQPQPQSLPLPQPQYYHHHHMYGGGRVMVGANPMMPLYTVYPYHQSHAIGFPQPSYTKPISGIYCHFILNLILKLDTFG
- the LOC117127831 gene encoding chaperone protein dnaJ 11, chloroplastic-like — encoded protein: MSSRATSHGEGFLFSSITLLLFSAVPPPPRTSQISLSATTASFYTCAEEPSKLRQIPQRLSATPSLYEILEIPVGSTSQVIKLAYRRLARICHPDVAGNRRNCSSAHAFMKIHVAYCTLSDPEKRAIYDRRILCRRRR